A window of Methylobacterium bullatum genomic DNA:
CCTCAGGCGCGAGCGCAGATCGGCGGTGACGAGACCGAGCGCCTCCACCGGTGCGGCCGCCGTGATGAGGACGGGGCTACCGTTCTCGCGGGCGAGGTTGAGGAGGTGGAACAGGGCCGCCTCATCGCGGCCCTCGGGGCGATCGATATCCTCGATGACCAGGGCCCCGTTGGAGACGAGATGCGTGACCGAATCGGCGGTGACCTCGGAGGCCGGGACGGTCCAGGCATGGGAGCGCGTCGCCCAGATCGAGGCGAGATGGCTCTTGCCGCTGCCCGACGGCCCGGTGATGAGGCAGACCGTATCGGGCCAGCGCGGCCAGGCTTCGATCAGCCCGTAGGCCGCCTCGTTGGCCGGCCCCACCAGGAAGTCCTCGCGGCCATAGCGCGGGTCGAGGGGCAGGTCGAAGGCGAGCTGCTTCGGGGGCGCGGCGTCGCGCATCGGCGATCTCATCCCTCGCGCTTCTGAATCAGGATCGGTTCTTCGGCATAGTAGAGCGGACTCTGGAGATAACGCGAGATAGCGAAGCGCACGATGACGCCGATGGAGGCCGCGACGGGGACGGCCAGCAACAGGCCGAGGAACCCGAACAGGGAGCCGAAGGCCAGGAGCGCGAACATCAGCCAGACCGGGTGCAGGCCGACCGAGTCACCGACGAGCTTGGGCGAGATGACGTTGCCCTCGAAGAACTGGCCGACCACGAACACGGCGATGGTCAGCCCGATATGGAGCCAGTCGGAGGTCGGCCAGAATTGGACCAGGGCGACGCCCACCGAGAGAAGGAAGCCGACGAGGGTGCCGACATAGGGGATGAAGGTGAGGAAACCCGCGATCATCCCGATCAGCACGCCGAAATTCACGCCGACGAAGAACAGACCGACGGCATAGAACGTCCCCAGGATCAGGCAGACCAGGGTCTGTCCGCGCACGAAGCCGATGATCGCCCGGTCGATCTCGCCGGCCAGACGCCGCACGGTCGTGCGGTGGCGCGGAGGGGTCCAGCCGTCGACGGTGGCGACCATCCGGTCCCAGTCGACGAGAAGGTAGAAGGCCACGACGGGGGTCACGACGAGGAGCGAGGCGATGGAGACAAGCGCCTGGCTGCCCGACCACAGCGACTTCAGGAAAGCCAGGAACCACGTGCCGCCCTGCCCCACCAGGGCTCCGACGGACGATTGCAGGTCGTTGAGCACGTCCGCCCCGCCGACCCGCGTCAGGATCGGCCCGACCCGCTCGACGATGATACCCTGCAGCCGTGAAACCATGCCGGGCAGGGTCGTCACAAGTGCCGAGATCTGATTGGCGGCCAGGGGCACCACGATCAGCAGGATCACCACGAGCCCGACGACGAACATGGCGAGGATCAGGAGCGAGGCCGAGAGCCGTCCGAGACCTAGGCGCTGGAGCCTATCGGCCATGGGGTCGAGAAGATAGGCGAGGGCCAGGCCGGCCACGAAGGGCAGCATCACCCCCGAAAGCAGGTAGAGCAGCAACGCGACGATGCCGAGGCCCGCCAGTCCGATCACCGCCCTGCCGCGCATCGGCCGTACCCCCTCGTCGTGTCCGTCGTTGCGGAGAGTGGGAACGGGAGTGCCCACGGTCAAGGCATGCTGGTGGCCGGTCGTGTCCCGCATGGCATTCTCCCTGGAGGACCGGATCCGCACGATTCCCTAATTTCCCGATGACGACTCGCCGAGATTGGCGCAAGCGGCTAGAGGAGCGGAAGGACTTTGGCCGACATCCCGATGCCGGCCATGCAGGACGTGGATTGCGAGACGGGGCGCCGATGACGGCCGAGAGCAAGAACGGCGAGAGCCGGAACGGAATGACCTACGCGGATGCGGGCGTCGACATCGATGCGGGCAACGCCATGGTCGAGACGATCAAGCCGCTGGTGCGCTCCACCCGCCGGCCCGGGGCGGATGCCGAGATCGGCGGGTTCGGCGGGTTGTTCGACCTGAAGGCCGCCGGCTTCTCCGACCCGATCCTGGTGGCGGCCAATGACGGCGTCGGCACCAAGGTCAAGATCGCCATCGAGACTGGCCGCCACGACACGATCGGCGTCGACCTCGTGGCGATGTGCGTGAACGACATCATCGTCCAGGGCGCCGAGCCGCTGTTTTTCCTCGATTATTACGCCACCGGCAAGCTGGTGCCAGGGGTCGGCACAGACATCGTGCGCGGGATCGCGGCGGGCTGCCGCATCGCGGGCTGCGCGCTCATCGGTGGCGAGACCGCCGAGATGCCCGGCCTCTACGACGGGTCGGATTATGACCTCGCGGGCTTCAGCGTCGGCGCCGCCGAGCGTGGAAAGCTCCTGCCACGCCCCGGCATCGCACCCGGCGATGTGGTGCTCGGCCTGCCGTCCTCCGGTGTACATTCCAACGGCTTCTCTCTGGTCCGCCGGATCGTCGAGGCGAGCGGCCTCTCCTACGACGACCCGGCCCCGTTCGAGCCGTCGCGCTCGCTCGGCGACGCCCTGCTGGAGCCGACCCGGATCTACGTGAAGCCGCTGCTGGCCGCGCTGAGGGCCACCGACGGGATCAAGGCCCTCGCCCACATCACCGGCGGCGGCTTTCCCGACAACCTGCCCCGGGTCCTGCCCGACGGCGTCGGCATCAGCATCGACCTCGACGCGATCATTCCGCCGCCCGTCTTCGGATGGATCTCTAAGGTCGGCGGGGTCGCGGAATCCGAAATGCTGCGCACCTTCAATTGCGGTATCGGCATGGTGGCGGTGGTCTCGCCGGAGAGCGTGTCGGCGGTGACCCGGGCGCTCGACACCGCAGGCGCCTCGCCGATCCGCCTCGGGCTCATCACCGAGCGCGGACCCGATCCGGTGACCTTCCAGGGGAAGCTCGCCCTGTGATGGCTCCCCGACCCAGGATGCGGGTCGCGATCCTGATCTCGGGACGCGGCTCGAACATGGTCTCGCTGATCGAGGCCGCGAAGGCCCCGGATTATCCCGCCGAGATCGTTCTCGTCGCCTCCAACCGGCCGGAGGCGGGCGGGCTCGTCCATGCGGCGAGTGTCGGAATCGCCACGAAGGCGCTCGATCACC
This region includes:
- the dnaA_2 gene encoding Chromosomal replication initiator protein DnaA: MRDAAPPKQLAFDLPLDPRYGREDFLVGPANEAAYGLIEAWPRWPDTVCLITGPSGSGKSHLASIWATRSHAWTVPASEVTADSVTHLVSNGALVIEDIDRPEGRDEAALFHLLNLARENGSPVLITAAAPVEALGLVTADLRSRLRLAPGATILPPDDALMRAVLVKLFVDRQLVVDLSIVEAIALRIDRSLARARAVVAELDRDALRRGRRITRPLAMSVLAELGVADDEAGDDDDDDDASP
- the purM gene encoding Phosphoribosylformylglycinamidine cyclo-ligase, with the protein product MTAESKNGESRNGMTYADAGVDIDAGNAMVETIKPLVRSTRRPGADAEIGGFGGLFDLKAAGFSDPILVAANDGVGTKVKIAIETGRHDTIGVDLVAMCVNDIIVQGAEPLFFLDYYATGKLVPGVGTDIVRGIAAGCRIAGCALIGGETAEMPGLYDGSDYDLAGFSVGAAERGKLLPRPGIAPGDVVLGLPSSGVHSNGFSLVRRIVEASGLSYDDPAPFEPSRSLGDALLEPTRIYVKPLLAALRATDGIKALAHITGGGFPDNLPRVLPDGVGISIDLDAIIPPPVFGWISKVGGVAESEMLRTFNCGIGMVAVVSPESVSAVTRALDTAGASPIRLGLITERGPDPVTFQGKLAL